In Phlebotomus papatasi isolate M1 chromosome 1, Ppap_2.1, whole genome shotgun sequence, the following proteins share a genomic window:
- the LOC129810157 gene encoding ras-like GTP-binding protein RhoL has translation MATNLRPLKITTVGDGMVGKTCLLITYTQNEFPKEYIPTVFDNHACNLEVDGKMYNLTLWDTAGQEDYERLRPLSYPNTDCFLLCYSIEGRTSYENIFSKWYPEIRHYSPSVPIVLVGTKMDLRLPGSEKFLTYMDGKRLKTKIRAYSFIECSAKKNQNLDNVFIEAVRAVEQKPRVKTRLCTLL, from the exons ATGGCAACAAATTTAAGACCTCTCAAGATCACCACAGTCGGTGATGGCATGGTGGGAAAAACTTGTCTCCTAATAACCTACACACAGAACGAGTTTCCGAAGGAATATATACCAACTGTCTTTGATAATCATGCTTGCAATTTGGAGGTCGATGGCAAAATGTACAACTTGACACTCTGGGATACAGCTGGGCAGGAGGATTATGAAAGACTAAGACCTCTGAGCTACCCAAAT ACGGACTGCTTCTTATTGTGTTATTCAATAGAAGGACGTACTAGTTATGAAAACATCTTCTCTAAATGGTATCCAGAAATTCGTCATTATTCACCAAGCGTGCCTATAGTATTAGTTG gAACCAAAATGGACTTGAGACTTCCAGGGTCAGAGAAATTCTTAACGTATATGGATGGGAAGAGGTTGAAAACGAAAATTCGTGCATATTCCTTCATTGAATGCAGTGCTAAAAAGAACCAGAATTTGGATAATGTTTTTATAGAGGCAGTAAGAGCTGTTGAACAGAAGCCTCGAGTTAAAACGCGACTTTGCAcacttctatga